A window of Magnolia sinica isolate HGM2019 chromosome 13, MsV1, whole genome shotgun sequence genomic DNA:
ccttatcctgaatttgaatttttttatgatatttaataaaaaatttattattaccaattcaagaatcgatccctaaacctctctctcaactaagaatttcgctaccaactcaactactgacttatttttattttttatttaaaaataaaatctttaaatatttaatttagttttttttaataatgtaccaaaatttaggatTGTTAcagcacgaccagtcgaggttatgcagattcgtttcgTGATTTGGCGCGGATTTCGTGTCGCAGGTCCTTTTGCAACTGAGATGCGaaaaggggagtttcctaaactataaacaggggttcctagggttttttaTATACAGAGAAAAGGTAAGggaaaattattctaaggtgtgggcaaaggcttttctatgtgcttccaagggagagattaatatattgctttgtaatcttagttcttcatagtggaagtttgcatccgtggttttttttaccctagtttggggttgtttcacgtatatcttgtcgtatggtttgttttgaatggtttgatctatttctagtttatatttcttcatgtttattgtttgtgggcgaggtctgagattggatctaggctcactgcgttgttggcgtgctgcacaacagAGAGAgcataaaaaaatacaaataaaataaaaataaaaataaaaactctccctgttaaaaaaaatcaatggtgagaaagcatataaataaataaataaataaaagtgagattttttttttcaatccataAAAAGCCCAATCTGTGCTTTTTCTATACATTCACCACCTTCTAAATCACAATAAGTTGAAGATTTCTTCTactaaagggggaaaaaaaaaagggctagATTTTTTCAATCCCCCTCAATCTGAATACGACTTCAAAATCATCTCAAGATGCTCCAAATctctaaaataaaaattaaaaattaaaaaaataaataaaaaaatttcttctaataaaggaaaataattttttttttttttccaatcctcCTCAATCTGAATATGGCTTCAAATCATCTTGAGAAACTCCAAAACTCTGAAATAAACTTCCTAAACTGCaatggaaattaaaaaaaaatgtaaatatcaaTTTCTTAACAAAAACTAGAAGGAGATAGAATTTCACAAATGTTAACAAGTACCAAAGacattatcttttcttttcttttttttgatttCTCTGTTTTTCCTCCTAATCCAAGAACTACACCAAAAAAGATCTCTGTAAttaaagaaaattaaataaataaataaataaataaatattcaaaAGATCTAAATCATCAAACCACCAATAGAAAAAGGcagataaaaaaaaaacccatgaaaCAATCTCGACATCAAAATGCAGCTCCAAAGACCCTCAAATAGCACATGCAACTCAAGAAACGCTACAAACATAATGGAGTTCGATGAAACCCTAAGCTTACAATgcatgaggatgagattgaaagGTCTACCCTAAATTGATAAAATGGAGAAGGAGGAATTAGAAGAAACCTTAGATCCGATGCGAGCGTGAGAACCGAATAGGTATGCCATTGTAAACATGAGCTCGTTGAGATTTGTGAATCTAAAGGGGAGCTCTCTCCTCCAGCAtttaaattgagagagagaggttgtcagtttttggagagagagagagagagagagagagagagagagagagagagagagagagagagagagagatggaatggGGATAGCACGGTAGTAGGGGGGCATGAAGAGAatggatagggagagagagaaagcggGAGGGGggtaggtttttattttatttattttagttttttttaccaGGACCTTCACGGTTGGCAGACGTTACTTCAATCCGACGGAAACGATTTTCAGATGCTTGTTTCTTTCCACTGCAAGTGGCCACACAAACCGTCGGCTGTGCATGTTGGCCACGTCAAAAATGTGCTGGCAATGCTTTCGTTTCTTGTAGTGTATTGTTCCATTTGAATATTTCCATGCAACTAATCACCATGCAGTATTTCCAATATTCTAACATGCTAATCCTGGGAACCATTCTTAGTTTATCTGCCTTATTTATTCCTTTTTTGGGACTTGTATAGAATGAATTTCTATAAAATATGTGTACATTGGTCATGTTTCATCTGTGGTTGATGTATGTTGTAGTTTCAATTGCCATGGGTTTTAGCTGAATTGATATTGTATTTGTAGTgttactttgatttatttttttgccCTAAAAAATCACCATCTTAGCTATCTCCATTTCATTTGGAGTTGGCTCTATGAATCCTGTTTCGCCAATCGGTCCcattgaaggtttttttttttttggcctaaaAAATCACCATCTTAGCTATCTTCATTTGGAGTTGGCTCTATGAATCCTGTTTCGCCAATCAGTCCCATTGAAGGCCCTGTCCTTAGTGTACGAACCCCCTCTTTCTCACCACCTCAAGTCAAGTCTCTTTACTGGCCCCTCAGCCCTAATCAAAGTTCCCCAGCTCGTCAAGGCCATTTACAGCAGCTTTCATAGCACATGGGCTAACCATCTCAATTGGCTGtccattttatttcctattgGATCCACTCTTAGACTGCTCCTCACTCTTGGTTCTATCTTCTTCAGCCTTTCCACCCATCCATCTTAACATCTTCATCCTTGCAAAGCTCGTCTTTTTGTAGTCGCATTGTAGTTTACGGACATTCTATCCCATCTGGAATAGATGGTTGAATAGCTATGCTATAGAACTTTTTCTTAAGTCTCATTTGCATATGTGCTTTTTCTTAAGTCTCATTTGCATGTCTTAATCATACAACACTCTCATTTGTCTGTTTTATGTTTGGCAGCCAAAGAACTTTCTGAAGAAGTTGAGAGGCTTCGCAACCTGCTACAGGAGAAATCTGAATCTGTTGATAAGAATAACGACAGCATTGATGGGCAGCTGAAATCCCCTTATGGAGGTTCTCAactaagatcaagagatatatcTGAAGGCTCAGCTGGATTGAAGACACTAAGTCCATGTTCTGGGGTTCAAACTGAAGAAGTTATGGTTATTCCAAATGCCGGTAGTCAAGAGGAGCATGTCACGGTAAAAGAACCAGAAAGAGGTCTGGGTAAAGGCATGCCCTACAGCGATGCTCTTGGAAACAGTAAGCAGGTATTATTTTTCAAGGGTCTAAACTCCTATGTTTGTTCACCagcaaaaatggtggtgactcatctgcCGCACATATGGCATACGGGTAATTGTCCAAATAGAGGGACTCATTGTGGATGGAACATAGCCTGAAAATTACTTAgtggatgatcataaccatccagtaTTTATTGGATGGGATGGACAAAAATAAAATGGTACGCGAATCCGTGTGTTCAGATTGTCAAGATGTCCAGTCAGTGTGTCAGTTGgcctcactacaagaaaagtgGCATTTACCTGCGGttagctaacagccggtaaagcctcagtcggtaaaggctttaccggcgaccaggacctttactgacagttgtgctaGACGCCGCTAAATCGTCAGTTTTTGTTGCAAAAACGGTCAAAAGCTGcgaataaaatccgtagctaaatatgaCTAGCCCacagcacgaccgtagccattggtacctAGCTCTTTAAAactttgctacggattaaattcgtagctatagAACCCATGACCATtgataatccgtagccattgagaaaatctttctttgaaaaaaaaaaggtgacccacatatattagtggtttttttttttacacaagtctaagcagctaacataccttggttaatgtcaatgatctccttgttgccaatgattgccattgtttccaagggaccggtttcttctgtcgatatttggtgagctgtgtagcagtaaaaggcatcagcaccAGTATTTCGGAGTCCTTCAGCAGGTTCAGGCCCAAAATGATATGGAGGTTCACCACCTGTGAGCGGAGGTTCTCTGTTTTGTCTACCAGAAGCTCAATCTTCTCACCACAGTCCAGAACGTGCACAAAGAGATATTACAATGGGTTTATGTTGTTATGCACATCACACAATTTAAATAATTTGGGGGCTTCAAAAGACAGGGTTGCATGGAGGACACTAATCTTggcatttgggtggcccaagGAAAAAGATTTTCCTAACTGCACATTGAAATATTAGAGGCAACCATCTACACATTGAATGCTATACATACACTAATAGCATATGGATTATTCCCCTACAGTAACACATCTTTCAAGTCAACAATATGGGAGAAAAACCACATTAAAGCAACCGCTTAATAAGCAAATATGATACATCAGCGTGAGATCCATGTCATTTATCTGGAGGGCCTCACCATGTACATGTTATGGCccaaaatcaagctgattttgatCATCGGGTGGGCTACACTTTTGAATAGTCATGGCCTAACAACCCAAACAGGCCATCCTCTAAAAGCTGGGTTGggcaaattaaaattttgaatagtcaTGGCCTAACAAGGCAgccccaaacagttcaaaatccagtccCAAATCCTACATGTGGTGCTTGTGAGGATAAACAAATGAAGTGATCAATAAAGCATTAGATTGAAGCCTGAAGCAATAAGTTTGCGGAGAAACATTAACATAGATACCTTTGGTTGACTAGAAAAAATGCATGTGCTAAAACcatggacaaactagaaaaaattGCCAAGCTTGTTTAAACCATCCACCGTTTTCATCTATGTGGCCTAACTGATTATTTAACCATCCTCATAGTTATGTACATGGTAGAGCACACCTGAtacatggctcagatgtcctgcACATTTTCCAGGTTAGCACGTATCTGCTTGCGGAAGTGCATGTGGAGCCAGCAAACATCCCTGACACAAGGCTCAGATGTCCTACACGTGTAAGGTTAGCACATATCTGCTTGTAGAAGTGCAAGCGGATCTAGCAAACCTCTTTAAAATCCAAGCACTCTGCATTCCTTTGGCTTCTTTAGCAAGTACCCAGAATAAGCTTAAAAATTAAACTATAGAAAATCTGAGCTTCTTATGATAAAATCAACTAACTAAACCAACCACTATCATAAAAATTCATCTATCAGCCATCATACAGTGCCATCAACAATTTCTGCTTAGGCAACTGTCTTCAAGGAatgaatctggactgtccatagttacaaacttacaacctatgggacaCCCTGAAAGAATCACACCagtcagatgatcctatccactTGAAAAATAGCTGTCTGTTTTTTTATGACCATCTCTTATCCAAGTTGTatgccatggatggatggttaggatcatctgttgAAAGTGATtcgttagaatcataagcaatccattgtAAGGGCGCTTTTGATTTTTTGGACATGCTATTTCCAGGCATGCCCTTGAATCATTTCTACCAAAGAGAGAAGTGGACTCTCCAGAACTGAACTGTACCTATACATTACACATTAATACATTGCTAAGAAAGCACCAAACTTATTCCATGACAAATCTCTTTTCTCATTAATACATATGATTAGTACATGATTTATTACTAGCCTTGACTAATATGTTTATTAGAATAGAAAGGCCTAATCACAATACCCTttcatctcaaaatcaatacaCTACTGAAACTTAAGAGCAGTTAAAATCAAAACTTTGTACTTAGGCTTAAAAAGTGTTGAAGAATAGACAATCCATACAAAGTAAGACACTTAGTTCAAGACATACAGGTATGATAGAGGGAGACCAGCCAAGAAGTTAACTGATCCAGTAAATTGGTTGCTCTGCAGGTCACTGACAGAATTAACCATGGATCGTTAATGGTATCAACTCACAttgcaataaaaaaaaatggatagattgaAGAAACTTAGCCCATTAGCATGCTTACATTTGTTTTAGATTTGTTTTAGATTCTTCAGACCAGTAAATAGGTCCCCAATGGAACCGGAGAGGGAATTGTGACTCAGATTTCTGCACTTGGAAAAAAGATCGGTTGGCAAATATGAACTGGCTACTCATAAACCAGAGACTTTAACATGCTCACAGATTACAAGAACTTACAAATAACAGAGAGATTTCAAGGAAGCTAAGGAGAATGGAATATTCTGACTCAGCCGATTGAATGCCAGGTTTCTGCATTGcaggaagaaaacaaaaatatatcttGGAACTGAGATTcagattttaaaaaagaaaaaaaaaagaaaaaaaaaagaaaaagaaaaaaagaaaaaaagaagaagattaaaTCCTATATAGGAGATGGATTTCACAGTAAAGCTTCTATAGATCTTCAGGGCTCTGTAAGAAGTCATACAGCTTCACCTGGTTCCATGCCACCTCAATCCCTTCATATTCATCAAAGGCTATGTACCTGCATCAAAACCCACCAACATCAGAGAAAATTGAAAAGGAcccatatgagaaaaagaaagaaaactgaAAAAGGTAGGCCCACTGACTTTCACTGATGATCAGACAGATCAATTTCAAGTATGTTTAAATCATTCATTCCTTTTGTATAaccatgacccacttgatgattggagcaTGCCAATGGGTCCTTGAGCCAAGTTTAGGAGCCCAAGCCGTGACTAATGTATTGCCATCCCTAGCTTATGTCACTAGCTATTATGCACTACTAAATAAATACATTATACCTTCCCaagtctaaaatcttcaatttcttcaatatcaTCATCAGGAAAGCGGCCCACAATTGCAAATCCAAATAACTACTAGGAAACTAGCAACCACAGTAATCAGAAAGAAATCTGAAATGATTGATTATTTCGTAAAATTTTTGTTTACTTTTGTCTAAAGCTAAACCTGTCACGCCACATTAAATGGCAGTGACTCATTGCATGCTTGTATGTTGATACAGACCAGTTAGATCATTGGGCTTATTGCATATGGAGCCACCTTGAAATCAGAATGATCTAAAGATTCTGAGCGTCCACATTAGATACATGGATTATAAGTAATACCAACTTAATAATAATATCTTTGGATAATATTGTAGTACTAAATAGTGGATTGtagccttttaaaaaaatatttatttaaatagtGGATTGTAATTTACAGAAttatgtgtatgtgtgtaaaagaaaacaacaagGAGAATATATAATCCAAGAAAAAGCTATAGGATAAGTGGCAAGTGGTTTCACCTACTGATTTTTTTTAAGTAACGCATTCATGATTGCTTATTAGACTATGTTTAATAGCTTTGATATCAGATCTGTTCGGGACCAGCTAGGAATATTGTTTGATTCATGTGATTATATGCTTCGTCCACAATTGGGACCTACAATTGGGATCGTCTAGATAGCTATACATCACTGTCAGATCTTGTGGGTTTGGTGGTATCTTAAGACACCAATATGAAGCTAAAGGACAATGTCATGAGGCAAAAAAAGAACAATACCATTGTTCCACCCAGCTGCAATCAGGATCGACGCACTCAGCTCCAGCAGAAGTTGGTGAAGAGAACTATATAACCTGATGCAGACATGTGCTTAGACATTTTTGATACATTCAACTCAAAGCTATTTTTTTCAAATAGATGTTTCCTCTACTCACAGCATGTTCAGTGCACTTATCAGATACCCCAACACTAATAAGGTTTATTTAGAGCTTTTAAATTGGGATAAGATTGCATGGACTTGAATTTGCATATCTGAAAGTATAAGAAAGTTGTTAGAATATGAGCACGAAAAACAGGATGATGGTTGTAAATGATTCCAAGATGGAGAAATGGAAACATGAAAGCAAACAGGATGCAAAGAGACTCACCAAATCCATAGCCAAATACCAACCAAAGAAAGTAACCATTTAATATACCCTTCTTATTTGATCTGTCAAATCTGCAGTAATAGCATAAGCCCATCATAAATTCAAACGGTTATTTGATTTTATCATGGtgatcacctggcacaaaaatcatggtgatcCACtcgccaaatggaccacaccatttcaTGATTTCTGCACCAGGTGATCATCATGATTGTTCCCGCCTTCTGCATAACAATGACAGAGTTACAATAGTACCTGTATGAAAATGAAACCAACAAACCTAGAACCCCAGTTaggtaaaatttcaaaatttcctgaACCCTCGACACCTAATAATCTTGATTTCTACAATtttcccaaaaccctaaaaaccaAAATTTGCAAAGTTCCCGAATTTTCCACCTACCCTAACACCTAATTTCTCAAAATCCCCAAACTCCCCTTTCAAGGACAGCCAACAGTTCAGAGAACCCACTGAATTCATACTATGAATGCAACCGCTTTTCATGTGCCAAAAATACAGTGGAGCCATAGAAATCCCAAGGAACCCCAACAGTATTCTCATTCAAAGAAAAGGGAGATTTACATAGTAGAGCTGGTCAAACCTGAATATAGCAGAGCCAACTCACCAAAGTAAACATGGCAGGGTGATTGGATGACTTCAAACTACACTTAGATTGGATACCCATCTGCATTCATAGATGAAGATGAAGCAGCAGAAAGCGGAATTTCTTAAATAGTAATATGTAGAATTCTAGCATATGTTTATTactataaaatgaaaaataaaaataaaaaaataaaaattgccaaTAGAATAAGACTAGCAATTTTGTTTATTGAGTTACCTTGAAGGAGGATGAAAAAGAGAAGCAAAAAACCATCCTTGTGTACATCCAAGCATAGCATAGGTACTCTGATTCAAGAAAATAGTTATTGTTCATTTCATTGTGGATTGCTAAAACGTGGGCCATGTAGCAAGAAACAGTCGTGTACTGCTATGCAGGATATAATTCCTCTATTCTGCATTGGGGGCATGAGCAAGGATCGAACGCACAAGGGGATATAACAGAGCAGAGGCTTACCTGGTTGATCTTTTCATTCGTAGGACCATGAATCCAATGTTCCCTCCAAACAATCGAAGACGATAGAAGATGTTCCGTCTTCCATCCTGATTACTGCAGCTGCAAAGAAGCAAAACCACTCAAACACATCTGGATTAGAAACAACATAAGCAACCTCAACAGTCTATACATAAATGACATTTCTATTGGGCATCTAGACACATTCAAATGGAGAAACAATGCATTCTTGCATCCACCATCAACAGTCACCACAACCTAGATGCTGCCCATGTTCCAACATAGCACATTGTAAGAGATCCGGGCTGTCCATCAGACATTTTCTTTGTTCTTTGGGATTTCAGACGTTTCATCATCTTCCCTAAAGGCAATTCAGCCCCCTCTGAGATTTCAATTAGATCATAGGATCTGAACAGAAAACTGTAGGATTTAAACAACATTGAGCAAAATATTCGGCTCATAAGTTAATTTACATTTCCAAATAGTGCTAAATTAATCTACTAGGAAATCTCACACATCTGTAGGTTATGGTATCAACATTTGAGCTGGCAGATGGTTTCTATAGACACAGCTAATGAAAGAGCCAAAGACCAACTAAAACGGAAATCATATCAGATTACCATTAAAAAGAGTAGACTAACAGATGCACACAACATAAAGCCAACAGAACCCAGGGCATTGGACCTGAAGATATTGATGATAAACGGCAAATGGTGCTGAATTCGAAAGAAGTGGTAGAAGCTCTTGAACTATGCTCCAAGTAATAttaacaacttgctaacattcaGCCAATTAGTACATCCTTTTGTATATTTACCTAGTAAAACCATTTTCTTTTCACATCTTTATGGCTTCTAGTGATGCCCTTCTTCCAGGTTTTGTTGATTTGCAAATCTTGTGTAAGTGTTGTCATCATGTATGCCATCTAAGTGGTTAGTAGAACAAGGAGACATATCCATAGGATCCAAAGCTCCATTGCCAGAAGAAAGAGTTGTATCAGTGGTGCTAACTGATGGCTGAGATGAGTTAAAGAGCAGAATTGAGACACAAGTACCAGAACATTAGATGAGACACATTCAGTTGACAAAGAGATGGATACCGAACCTGAATTTGCTCTGGGAACCTCAGttggagatccaggccattcaccaGCACTCTTCCCTTTATGTTGtctcatccaccatacacataGCACACATTCATGTGAAAACAGACCAATCAAATTATATAGCCCATTATATAGTCCTCAGTTTGACTTTTGACCATAGTTCAAAGTCAAACTGACATAATCGTCCTGGCCATTTGATCGAACAGATGACTGGTCAACAGGAGAAAATTCCCCAGTCATTGTGAATTTATGTGTTGGTCCACCAAAGAAGGATCAACTAGATGAATGATACAATGGGTTCATCCAACCATACAGTGATTTGTGCCCCATTTACAGAGAGTTGAAACGCAGGACCTCTAGCATGATTAACACAAGAACATTCTTGGTTGAGGCATTTCCTCAAACAATTAGCATGtagattttcatataaaaataatgaaatgctttagtgaaataaaaatagaaattcatattattttttttactttcttgaTCAGTTACAAAACTTTCATATGATTACATTAACTTCATGTAACTATCAACAGTGAAATGAAAATGATAAGGGGAAAGAAGTCTCACCAAATTAGTTCACAAGAAGAGGAAATGCAAGTTACGAATTCAACGTCATCACATCTTAATAATCGCCTCCATCACTGAAGAATATATGTCGAATCTCATCCAAAAGCCCTAAACCtaggagggagaaagagagggaagggaAGGGAATAGAATGCAAAAGCCCTAAACAGCAGAGGGGTTTAGATCTGTACCGGTTTGCAGTGAGTAAAAGGACCAGATCTGGCCAGaggatgaaagagagagagagagagagagagagagagagagagagagagagagatgaaggttcTCGAGGCGGGAGGGCGGGGACGggggccgagagagagagagagatcgagcagAGACGGagaggtgcagagagagagaaaggaaaggcgCAGAGAGAGAGTCGGCGATGGGGAGAGGAAAAGTGCCGAAAATGAGATCAGGGCATTCGCATTTTGATTTAATAGAGACCCTTTTTCGGCAGCTGGATTTGGTTCCAGCCGGCAAAGGGTTCCTCCAACTGTCGGTTTTgccctattttcttgtagtgcctATATACTCTACCAACAATGAGGCCAGCAGTTTTGGACAGTACAGGTCTCCatacatgcatgccacatgtgaGGCGGATTTTTACTACATTTTTAATTAAGGTATTACACAGGGCAAGTGCCAACAGGTCAGAACTGtaaggttttcagtttgtaaaagtgGGGCATATAGTTCAAAGATCCCAATAATTGATATGATGGGTCTTATGGTGGATGGCCCATGTACAAAATGTTCCCCAGATTACATGATGGCAGCATGTTTCACCTTTTTTCTTGGTTGGATGTCAATGGttgttgttctctctctctctctcgtctcaaCCAAATATTTGTAGGCCACCTATGGGAGGATTAGGACTACTTTGAAAGACTTTTGGCACATATAGAAAGTGAATCCCATAGCATAAATTAACTATTTGGAttactgaacatgggcccacttaCCCCCACTTGGACATACTATGGACCGAAAAACCTGAATGGCCCTGTACAACCTTTTGACATGAGCATTGTTTAATACCTCTTTTAAAATGGTGGTTAACTATCACCATGGTTtaagcctttcaaaaaaaaaaaaaaaaaagatgaaaaaaaaaaaaaaactatcaccATGGTTTACCCTTTTAAAATTTATACACAGGGAATGTGGctgatttatttgtgaaaaatgcTTAGGAGTAGGGCCATGTTTGGGCCGGGTCAGGCTAGGCCTGAGCTCAGCCTCATACTTAAGGCCCAAGCCCCGAGGCTGGAATGGACCTAGCACTGTAGTCCTGGAGCCTGAATATGAAATAATTGGTTAGGCCTGGGATTGACTCAGCCCAgcccaaaaattgataaaattcatCTTCAccacttgaatgttcctaatctgtccattgatcaagtgggtcatacatgCAGAAAGAAATAGATGCAtgaatcactacaagaaaaacaacCTTTACTGGCGGCTAAAACCATCCCTAAAGGGCAGAAAAACCCCTAGTATAAGAATTACCGGCGGTTGGACGCGTGGCGTCGCTTTATCTTTTAGCGGCGGTCACAGCTTTTTATCGGCGTTTTT
This region includes:
- the LOC131223549 gene encoding uncharacterized protein LOC131223549, translating into MRKESKIEQYNCEQKSKLMNYVSAKELSEEVERLRNLLQEKSESVDKNNDSIDGQLKSPYGGSQLRSRDISEGSAGLKTLSPCSGVQTEEVMVIPNAGSQEEHVTVKEPERGLGKGMPYSDALGNSKQVLFFKGLNSYVCSPAKMVVTHLPHIWHTGNCPNRGTHCGWNIA